One Deltaproteobacteria bacterium genomic region harbors:
- a CDS encoding alcohol dehydrogenase catalytic domain-containing protein: protein MKAIVKTKQERGIEVLDVDMPEVGDVDILVKVRCGSLCGSDVHLYEYTPGYEWVPLPIIPGHEYSGEVVETGSKVRKVTVGDRITTLPYMSCSRCDFCQVGDGEACIGKMVLGLLSNGAFAEYLKITAAAHILKIPDNVSDEAASLCEPLSVAIHAVELSGILPGQTTAVLGPGPIGLLTLQVLKTSGASFVMMVGTGTDMKRLEVARLLGADAMLNVEEDDPAATAAELTGGGFGAGLDIVFEASGNPASIPQALNMVRPGGKVVLIGIHPDTAEFSPTDVVRGRKSLIGAYAYEPDTWKRALALLSSGQITVEPMITHKLPLTEGERGFKLAAAKEAAKVIFIP, encoded by the coding sequence ATGAAAGCCATAGTCAAAACAAAACAGGAGCGCGGCATCGAAGTCCTCGATGTCGATATGCCTGAAGTAGGAGATGTCGACATCCTGGTGAAAGTGCGTTGTGGAAGCCTCTGTGGGAGCGATGTACATTTGTACGAATATACCCCAGGATATGAATGGGTTCCCCTGCCCATAATACCGGGGCATGAATATTCAGGTGAAGTCGTCGAGACGGGTTCAAAAGTAAGAAAGGTGACCGTGGGGGATCGGATTACAACACTTCCGTACATGTCCTGCAGCCGGTGTGATTTCTGCCAGGTAGGCGACGGTGAAGCATGTATCGGGAAAATGGTACTGGGTCTTCTTTCCAATGGGGCCTTTGCAGAGTATCTGAAAATAACGGCCGCTGCTCACATCTTAAAAATTCCCGACAATGTAAGTGATGAGGCAGCGTCACTCTGCGAGCCGCTTTCAGTAGCGATCCATGCCGTGGAACTTTCCGGTATCCTCCCGGGTCAGACAACAGCCGTTCTGGGCCCCGGCCCTATTGGGCTGCTCACGCTTCAGGTACTGAAGACTTCCGGAGCGAGCTTTGTCATGATGGTGGGAACGGGTACCGACATGAAAAGACTTGAGGTCGCCCGACTGCTTGGTGCCGACGCCATGCTCAATGTAGAGGAAGACGACCCCGCCGCAACGGCTGCAGAGCTGACAGGAGGAGGCTTTGGTGCCGGTCTTGATATTGTCTTTGAGGCATCGGGCAATCCTGCTTCCATACCACAGGCACTGAACATGGTGCGGCCGGGAGGCAAAGTTGTCCTTATCGGTATTCACCCCGATACGGCCGAATTTTCGCCGACTGATGTGGTGCGTGGCAGAAAATCTCTGATAGGAGCATATGCATATGAACCTGATACATGGAAACGCGCACTGGCATTGCTTTCATCGGGGCAGATCACCGTTGAACCCATGATAACTCACAAGTTGCCGCTCACAGAAGGAGAGCGGGGATTTAAACTGGCCGCCGCAAAGGAAGCAGCAAAGGTAATATTTATACCATAA